The genomic segment ATTATTTGAAATGAGGTCCCAGCGCTTAACCATGGGAAGTCGGACCAAGTTGCGAGACCTGCAGCGCGAATCTGAGTGTGTTTAAAGAGGCGGAGCGCTGAAAGAACATCATCGATTACGAGATCCTCTCGATAAAGAGGACGATTGCCAAAGCTGCCCTCATCCTTAGCATCTATCGGCTCGAGTGGTTCATCACCTCGCTTCATAAGTTTCGGAAGAACCATCGTCCTCCGAATTCCAACGGCGATCTCTCCATAGATGAGCGGAAATCTTGGCGAAATAGGCCGAATCACGCCAGCCTGACAACAGCGAGTGACCTCTTCATCTGTCAGGCGATCCAGCACTACCTCGTTGTTCAGCCGAAGCGGAAGTGTCGAGACGACTAGGTAAGGAAGGGGTGCGACTGTTTTGGAAACAATCTGGTCCGCACGAAAAGAACTGATCAATTCCTGCCATTTAATGTGGAATTTCTCGTCCGCAAATACAAGGTGTTTTTCGTCGTCTACCATCGCGTATATTAGGGACTTCAGAATGTCGTTTGCCTCCAAGCGGGAGGTCGATATGCTGGTCCCTACCAGGCGATCGAGATGTGGTCCAATAATCGCATCTGCTTTCAGACACTCGACACAGGCTTCGTGGTCTGGCCGCAAGTTGAGCCACTCATCACTCAGCATTGGCCACAACCTCCGGATACGCTTTTTCCGTTCACGGAAGTGACCATCGGTCCCACGTTCCCATAAGGTTTCATTCTCAAACTCTGGAGCTGAGTCCTTCAGTATCTCGGCAAGATGCGATATCGCATTCCGTACGAAGTCATTAACGGCTTGTTCAGTCTGATCGCTGATCGAAGACATATGTGCGCCACTCATTGATAACGTGGTCAGGCAGTAGTTCTCTCGCACCAAGCTTACGCTTCGGCGGGGTCAGGATTGATCTTCGAGGCAGGTTGCATTTTACCCCGTGAGATCGCCTGTTTTATCGAACCAGCAATCTTCGGAGTCTTGGTCGTCACGTCCGCATTCTGGGCGCGATGCAAGAGCGCATGGTCCATCAGCACCAGCGCCATCATGGCTTCGGCGATAGGTGTCGCGCGGATGCCGACACAGGGATCATGGCGGCCGTTGGTTTCGACCGTGACCGGATTGCCCTGCTTGTCGATCGACTTGCGTGGAATGCGGATGCTGGAGGTCGGCTTGATGCCGATGGTGACGACGATATCCTGTCCGGTAGAGATGCCGCCGAGAATGCCGCCGGCATGGTTGGAGAGAAAACCCTCTGGCGTCATTTCATCGCCATGTTCTGACCCGCGCTGAGTCACTGACGCGAAGCCTGCCCCGATCTCAACCGCCTTCACCGCATTGATGCTCATCATCGCTGCGGCCAGATCCGAATCCAACTTGGCATAGACTGGCGCACCCCACCCGACCGGCACCTGCTCGGCAATCGTCGTGATTTTGGCGCCAACCGAATCACCGGCCTTGCGCAGCTCATCCATGAATGATTCGAGCTTGGGCACCATATCCGGGTCGGCGGAGAAAAACGGATTCTGACTGACCGCCGCCCAATCCTTGAATGGCAACTCGTGAGGCCCCAGCTGGCTCAGATAGCCTCGAATGACGATGCCGTATCTCTCCGACAACCATTTTCTAGCTATCGCGGCCGCTGCCACGCGCACCGCTGTCTCGCGGGCCGAGGCTCGTCCTCCACCCCGATGGTCACGAATTCCATATTTCTGCCAATAGGTGTAGTCGGCGTGGCCTGGACGGAACGTATCGACGAGGTTGCCGTAATCTCGGCTGCGCTGGTCTTCGTTACGAATCAGCAGCGCGATCGGCGTACCGGTCGTCTGTCCCTCAAACACTCCTGAGAGAATTTCAACGGTATCCGACTCCTGCCGCTGTGTCACATGACGAGAGGTCCCAGGCTTTCGCCGGTCGAGGTCCTGCTGGATATCTTCTGCCGAGAGTGCGAGTCCAGGTGGGCATCCATCGACGACACACCCGATGGCGGGCCCATGGCTCTCGCCGAACGAGGTGACGGTAAAGATTCTGCCGAATGTATTACCGGCCATATGGAGGCACGCTCCCTACTCGACCAGATCCAGCTTGATGCGCAATTCCTTGAGTTGATCAGCTGCGACAGCCGATGGTGCATCGGTCAATGGGCATTGCGCCCGTTGCGTCTTGGGGAACGCGATGACGTCACGGATTGAATCGGCGTGGCCCAACAGCATCACCAAGCGATCCAACCCAAACGCGATCCCACCATGCGGCGGAGCACCATACTCCAGTGCCTCGAGCAAAAATCCAAACTTACTCGCTGCATCTTCCTTGCCGATCCCAAGGAGATCGAACACTTTGCTCTGCACATTGCTGCGGTGAATACGAATACTGCCACCGCCAATTTCACTGCCATTCAGCACCATATCGTATGCCTTGGCCCGTACTTTCAGGGGTTCGGACTCCAACAACGGTAGATCCTCATCGAGTGGCGCCGTGAACGGATGGTGCATGGCCACGTACCGCTTCTGTTCTTGATCGTAGTCCAACATCGGGAAATCCATCACCCACAGGGGTCGCCATGCGGAGGTGTCGATCAGCTTCAACTCCTCACCCAAGAGAAGCCTGATCCGCCCCATCACGTCGTGAACGACCGCTGGTTTATCGGCGCCGAACAGGACCAGGTCACCAGGCTTCGCCTCCGGCAGAGCCGCCGCAAACGCGTTGGCATTCAGAAATTTAGCAATGACGGATTCGAGCTGCCCTTCCGCCGTGAGCTTGAGCCACGCCAGGCCTTTCGCACCGAAACTCTTCGCCATTTCCCCCAACGCGTCGATTCGTGTCCGCGACAGCGACGCTCCGCCCTTTACGATCAAGGCTTTGACGATGCCGCCCTTGGTCGCCGCATCCTTAAAGACCTTAAAATCGCTCGCGGCACCGAATGCCGTCATGTCATAGAGCGGCATGTCGAACCGGAGGTCCGGCTTGTCTGAGCCGTAACGACCAATGGCTTCCGCATAGGTCATCCGAGGAAAGGGTGTCGGCAACTGCACGCTGCCGGCCTTATCAAAGACCGTGACAATCATGCGCTCCATGAGGCTCATGACTTGTTCTCGATCCACGAACGACAGTTCCATGTCGATCTGGGTAAACTCCGGCTGCCGATCATTGCGGAGATCTTCGTCTCGGAAGCAGCGCGCGATCTGATAGTACCGATCGACACCGCTCACCATCAGCACCTGCTTGAAAAGTTGCGGCGACTGCGGCAGCGCAAAAAACTGTCCGGCATTGACGCGGCTCGGCACCAAATAATCCCGAGCACCTTCCGGCGTACTCTTTGTCAGAATCGGCGTCTCTACCTCCAAGAACCCTTCCGCGTTTACGAACTCTCTGGTGGCCTGCAGAATGCCATGACGCAGGCTCAAGAGCTGCTGCATCCGAGGCCGACGAAGGTCCAGGAACCGATACTTCAACCGAATCGCTTCCGTGACTTCCGCATCGTCTTCGATCACAAATGGCGGGGTCTTGGCCTCATTGAGAATCTCCACCGCATCGACAAAGATTTCCACTTCGCCAGTCGAGAGGTCTGGATTCTTTGACTCATCCGGACGCGCCATGACCTGTCCCGTGACCGATACCACACACTCGCTGCGGAGTGCATGGGCGGCCTGGTGAACCGCGAGATTTCGTTCTGCGTTGAAAACAACCTGTGTGATGCCAGTCCGGTCACGAAGGTCAATAAAGATCACCACGCCATGATCACGCCGTCGCTGAACCCAGCCGTTCAGCACAACGGTCTGCCCGACATGTTGCTTCTTCAACTCGCCGCAGCGATGTGTGCGGATGTTCATACCATTCTCGCTTTCTTGCCAACATACTTCTTGGTCTTGAGCGGTCTCGCCCAGCCCTCGCGCCTAACCAGCCGCTTGGGACCAACTTTCGGCTCTTCTCCTTTTTCGACCGAGGTTACGCGTTCCTCGACCAATTCACGCAAGGCATTGGCTTCTCGATCAGTGAGGAACCGAAATTCACCGGGCTCCAGTTTGCCAAGCGCCAGTGGCCCCATCCTGACCCGCATCAGCTTGATCACCAGATGCCCCACGAATTCCAACATGCGTTTCACTTGATGCTTACGGCCTTCCCGAATCGTGATCTCCAGCCAAGAGTTCGCCTCGGCTCTTTTTATCTTTTTGACCATCGCCGGACTCGTCATGCCATCCTCGAGTTTGACTCCGCGCTGGAGTTGGACGATCTCGGCATCTGTCAGCACACCTTTGACCTTAATGAGATACGTCTTGGGCACGTGATAGCGCGGATGAAGGAGGGCCTGCGCCAACTCACCATTGTTGGTAAGCAGCATCAGCCCTTCACTATCAAAGTCCAAGCGGCCAACCGGAAACACTCGCACGGACACGCCATGAAGAAAGTCCTTCACGGTGTCTCTCCCACCGGGGTCGTCCAATGTCGACATGACGTTCTTGGGTTTGTTTAGCATCAAATACACAAACGGCTGTGCCGAGGTCAGGTGCTTCCCGTCCACTTTCACGTGATCACGTTCAGGATCGACCTTTGTCCCGAGTTCCGTGACCACCTTGCCGTTCACCGATACTCGGCCGGACGCAATCAGCATCTCAGCCTTTCGGCGGGACGAAAGCCCCGTACTCGCGATGAGCTTTTGGAGACGAATGTCCATGAATTTTCCAGTCACGTATATTGTGTCATTCGCATGAGCACACCGGTCGGCGCGTCACGCTTCACGAACGACACCGTACATTATTCCCATTCGATCGTCGATGGCGGTTTCGAGCTGATGTCATACACCACTCGATTCACGCCCTTCACTTCATTGATAATCCGGCTCGACATCCGGCCCAGCACATCGTTCGGAATCTTGGCCCAGTCGGCGGTCATCCCGTCGACACTGGTCACCGCGCGAATCGCCACTACGTTATCATAGGTCCGCTGATCGCCCATGACGCCGACAGTGCGGATCGGCAAGAGCACGGCGAAGAATTGCCAGATGTCTCGGTAGAGTCCCGCGCCACGAATCTCCTGATCGACGATCGTTTCGGCTCCACGGAGGATCGCCAATCGCTCCTTCGTCACGGAGCCAAGCACCCGGATCGCAAGACCTGGACCGGGGAACGGCTGCCGCCAGACAATCTCATCCGGCAAGCCCAGTTCGGTCCCCAGTACCCGCACTTCGTCCTTGAACAATTCCCGAAGCGGCTCGATCAATTTCAACTTCATCCTGGCCGGCAGACCACCAACATTATGATGCGTCTTGATCGTGGCTGACGGCCCCTTGAAGCTCACGCTCTCAATGACATCGGGATAGAGTGTCCCCTGCACCAAGTACTTCACGCCCTTCAGCTTCTTGGACTCGACCTCGAAATTCTTGATGAACAAGCGTCCGATGATTTTGCGCTTCCGTTCGGGATCGGTGACGCCCTTCAAACCATCCAGGAACTGTGTCGTCCGATCAAGCACCCGAAGATTGAGATGCATCTGCGACGCAAGAGTCTTCTTCACCTGGTCGCGTTCGCCCGCCCGAAGCACCCCATTATCGACGAAGATGCAGGTCAGCTGGTCTCCGATGGCGCGGTGCGTAAGAGCCGCCGCGACCGACGAATCGACTCCGCCGCTCAGTGCGCAGATCACGCGATCTTTTCCGACCTGCTCGCGGATTTGATTCACTCCCTGATCCACGTAGGACTGCATGGTCCAGGTCGGCGTACAGCCGCAAATCTCATAGACGAAGTTGTGGAGTATCTTCGCTCCTTCCGGCGTATGCGCAACTTCCGGATGGAACTGCAGGCAATAGATCCGCCGCTGCGCATCCTCCGACTTCATGGCCGCAACCGGGGAATTGTTGGTATGGGCAATGGACCGGAACCCCTTCGGCATGCGCTCGATCCGGTCTCCATGGGACATCCACACCACCGAGGAACCACCGGCGCCGATGCCTTTGAAGAGATCGCTGCGGTCATCGATCAGCACGTCTGCCCGGCCATATTCTCGATGCGGCGCCTTGACGACCTTCCCGCCTGACAAATACGTCACCAACTGCATGCCATAGCAGATGCCAAGGATTGGAATATTCTGATTAAAGAGCTCCTTGGAGATGAGCGGCGCGTTTTTTTCGTAGACACTGGAGGGCCCTCCGGACAGGATGATACCTTGCGGCCGATACGCAAGAATCGTCGCCAAGGGGACCGTACAGGGGAGAATTTGCGAGTAGACCTGGGCTTCGCGAATGCGGCGGGCGATCAGTTGCGTGTACTGCGACCCAAAGTCGAGGACCAGAATTCTATTGTGCCAAAGTTCCATCGTGATGTTGTGAGGAATACAGGGTGAGGGGTAAGGGGGTAACGGCCCTTTCAACTCGTTAGGAACAGGAACCCCTCATTCCTGCCTCCTCACTCCGTACCAGTACCTATTCCCAATCCATCCGATAGTTCGGCGCTTCTTTGGTAATGATCACGTCATGCACATGGCTCTCACGGAGGCCGGCCACGGATTGTCTGATGAACGTGGCATTCTGTTGCAAATCGACAATCGTCTTACAGCCACAGTATCCCATTCCCGATCGCACACCGCCGACGAGCTGATACACCACGGCAGCCAACGAACCTTTATAGGGCACACGACCTTCGATCCCTTCGGGCACCAGTTTCTGAGCCGGGCGTCCTCCTTGTCCATACCGATCCCCGCCCCCTCGCTCCATCGCCCCGATGGAACCCATGCCGCGATAGACCTTGTAGGTTCTGGCTTGATAGAGCACCGTCTCACCCGGAGACTCTTCTGTTCCGGCAAAGAGTCCACCAAGCATCACAGACGACGCCCCAGCAGCCAAGGCCTTTGTGATATCGCCTGAAAACTTGATGCCGCCATCGGCAATAATCGGCACCCCGCTGCCAGTTAACACTTTTGCGCAATCCGCGATCGCGGTGAGCTGCGGCATTCCGGCGCCCGACACGATCCGCGTCGTGCAAATCGATCCCGGTCCGACCCCGACCTTGACCGCATCGACTCCGGCTTTGAGGAGGTCTTTGGCCGCCTCTGCGGTGCCGATGTTTCCCACGATCAGTTCGAGAGCCGGATACAGTTTCTTGATCATCTTCGCCGTATCCAGCACGGCTTGCGAATGGCCGTGCGCCGTGTCGATCACGACAAGGTCCACGCCGGATCTCTTGAGCAGCGTCACCCGCTCTTCAGTCTCCGGTCCGACACCCACCGCCGCCCCGACCCGTAAGCGCCCATGGCCATCTTTGCAGGCGTTGGGATACTTGACCCGCTTTTCGATATCTTTAATGGTAATGAGCCCTTTGAGCTCAAATTGCTTATTCACCACCGGTAATTTTTCAATCCGGTGCTCATGCAGAATCTCTTTGGCCTTCTCCAGGCTGGTGCCCTCTGGCGCCGTGATCAACCGGTCTCGTTTCATCACCTGCGCCACCTTCAGGTCCATCCTCGTTTCAAATCTGAGATCGCGGTTGGTGAGAATCCCGACCAGCTTGCGCCCTTTGGTGACGGGGATACCCGAGATCCGATACTTCGCCATGAGTTGGTACGCGTCTCGAATCGTTTGGTCGGGAGAAATCGTGACGGGGTCGAGGATCATTCCGCTTTCTGACTTCTTCACCTTATCGACTTCCGTCGCCTGATCTTCCGGAGACAACACGCGATGAATGATCCCAATACCCCCTTCGCGCGCCATCGCAATCGCCAGCCGAGATTCCGTCACGGTATCCATCGCCGCGCTGACGAGCGGGATATTGATCCGGATATTGCGCGATACAAAGGTGCTGGTATCGACTTCATTGGGTACAATCTTCGACTTGGCCGGCACGAGGACCACGTCGTCGTATGTCAGTCCGAGTCGCGGTTCTTTATCAAGCATCGCTCCCTCTTCACACGTTCTGCGTTCGTTGCATGTTCTCCACCTCGGCCAACTCCTCCGCCTCGCCCTGCAACCGTTCACTGCCCTCGTCCGCCGGCATGAACTGCTGCACCCGTGTGTTGCCGCTATCCACGACAAAGACGCTCCCCTTCGCATCGACAGCAATCCCGTAGGGAAAATTGAATTGCCCGTCGCCGTTGCCGAACCCGCCCCACTGGGTGATGAAATTGCCCTCGCGATCAAACTTTTCAATCCGATGATTTCCCGTATCCGTCACGTAGAGCTGTCCAGCTCCGTCAACGGTGATCCCCCAGGGCGAGCGCAATTGTCCGGCCTCTTGCGCCAGAGCACTACTGGCATGCCCAGGGGCTGAACTGCCTCCCCACTTCGTTAACAGCTGGGGTAAGACGTTGGTACTGGTGTCAAATTTCTGGATGCGGTGATTGCCCATATCGACGATATAGACGGTCCCGTCCTCTTGATCGACGGCCACACCGCGCGGGAAATAGAACTGCCCGTCACCGTTGCCGAAGCTGCCCCAGGCCATGATGAACTCGCCGGACATGTCGAATTTCTGCACGCGGAAATTGGCGCTATCGACGACGTAGATGTAGCCGCGCACGCGGTCGACCGCAATCCCCCAGGGCGCATTGAACTGTCCTTCGCCGTTTCCACGCGAACCGAACTTCATCATGTACCCGCCAAGCTTCCCGTCGAACTTTTGAACCCGGTGATTATTCGTATCCACCACCCAGACATCGCCCTTGCCGTCGCAGGCAATACCGGTGGGATTGTGAAAATTCGCATTGGCTGAGCCAAAACTTCCCCACAGAATGATGAAGTTCCCGGCATTATCGAACTTCTGCACACGATTGTTGCCGTTATCGACGACAAACAGCGATCCTTGTTGATCGGCGCACAGTCCGTACATCGGCGCGATAAACTCTCCGCCGTGCAACAACGACGCACCTCGCCCCGGCTTCCCCCACTTCGACACGCACAGATAGCCAGACGTATTGACCAAAATAGTCGTGCTGGCCGGCGTGGAGACATTGTTGCCGATATCTTTGAACCACACATAAATGGTTTTGTGCCCATCTCCAGGCGAGAGAATGAACGGAATCGTGGCGCCGAACTTGATCGCCGATGTCACATCCACCCACCCAGGCGTGCCAGCCACAGGCGTCAACGGACTTTCAGAAATAAAATAGGCCCCAACTCCTGTATCCAAATCGGTTGCCGAAATCGTCACCACGACTTCGGGCGAGTTGGTCATGAAGGCCCCGTGATTGATCACGGCGTAAGGATTCTGCGGCGCCGTGATATCGATGAGCACGGGTATCGCTGTGACTTCTTCCGAGGGTCCGCTTTCCGTTCCATCTTCGAACGATGCGGTCACCGCATAAAAATAAGGCGTATCGTTGGTGAGACCTTCATGCGTGTACGGGGTCGTCACGCCTTCAATCTTCGTCGCCCCCTCGATCGTGACATGAGGCGAGGTACTGAAATAGAGATTGTAGGCTTGCGCGCCAGGCACCTCCATCCAACTCAGAAAGACTTCTGTATCGCCGGCCTTGACGGCAAGGCTGCGGGGTGGCTGCACCGCCCCGGCCTCCACTGGCTGCGCAGGCTGGTCCTTCCCACGATTCATCTCTTCTTCGGTCGGCACATATTTCAGGATACGGTGATTGCCGCTGTCGACGACGAACACGCAGCCTTCCTTATCGACCGCGATGCCATAGGGGAAATTGACCTGTCCCTCTGTTTTTCCTCGGTTCCCAAATGAGCACAGGAACGTCCCGTTGCCGTCAAACTTCTGCATGCGATGGTTGCCGCTGTCGACGACATAGACGTTGCCGAGTGCGTCACACGCGATGCCCCATGGTGACTTAAACTGTCCGGGTCCCTGACCTTCCCGGCCCCATTTCGTCAAGAAGCTTCCTCGGGCATCGAATTTTTGGATGCGATTATTACTTTCATCGGCCACATAGATATTGCCGATAAAATCGACCGCCACGCCGCGCGGAAAGAAGAAGGCGCCGTCGAAGCTGCCGTCACGGCCCCACTTCAGCAGTGGTTGGCCATCGGCTTGAAATTTTTGGATACGCGCATTACTCGTGTCAGAGACATACACATGGCCGTCTTGATCCGTTGTAATGCCCCAGGGCACATCGAAGCGGCCCATATCGGCCCCCCGCCAGGCGAACCCAAACTTGCCCCATGCTTTCTGCGCGTTACCCTCGAGATCAAACTTCTGCACCCGATTGTTGCCGCTGTCAGCCACATACATAACATCGCCCGGCCCGACCGCCAAACCACGGGGATAGTAGAACTGGCCTTCCTGTGAACTGGGTTCGCTGCCCCACCGAGCCAGGAACGTTCCAGTTTTATCGAATTTTTGGATCGAATGGTTATCCGTATCTGCTACGTAGATGTTGCCGTTCTTGTCGAGCGCAATTCCCGTGGGCGAGTTCAACTCCCCATCGCCCACTCCTTCAGAGCCGATGACCATGGCCAGGAGATATGGCGATGGAATCGCCATCACTTCTTGCGATTCAAGGCTTTCGCCCTTCGAGGTGACGACGGTGACGACATAGTGGTAACAAGTGCCATTGGCCAGGTCATCATGGACGTAGGGACTCGAGGCGCCCTCCAGACACGTCGCCTTGTCCTTCTTCACACCGATCACACCCTTAAAATCTTCAGGGCCAGCGATGGGACGAGTCAGTTCCGAGTATTTGATCTGTACGCCCTTGGACGTCTGAAAGTAGAGGTTGTAGTACATGGCATCCGGAACCGGATCCCATGTGACGATAATACGCCCATTGCCGGGTTTGGCATGAACGTGTTGCGGAGGTGACGGCAGCTCTTCTTCCTCCGCCACTGAATCTCCGGCACCCCATTCTCCCTGAAGCCCATCGATACGGATGGGGGACCGATCGAATTGAAACATATCATCAAAAAGCCAAGCTTTCATCACGGTGTTGCCTCAGATTGCTCGTGGGAACGACTCAGAAACAGCGGAACTTTCAATCATTTAGACTTGGGTTGATCACTGTAGCAAAGCGACGGAAATAGAGTCAAGGCAACCGCCACAATGCCTTGGAGAATGATGTCTTGAAAAAGAGCCCTATGGTATCCGTCGTTGGATCGATTACAATGCAACGGTTCCCCGAGGCAACGCCCGTGATCAGAGGGCTCTCTTCTCTAGGCAATTTGCAGGGCAGTTAGAGATTTCTGAATAGAAAGGAGCGCAACAGAAGCTACGATGCGAAACTTCATCCTTGGCGTCACGGTCGGTGCCGTCCTTACCACGATGGTGGTCCATGCAGCAGGGAAAGATGGAATGGGAGGGAGTGGACGGCCTCCGCTCTCGAATGATGAACGGGAGCGGCAGTTTCAGCTTCAACTCGACCACATACGTCAACAAACTGAGCTGGAACAGGCACGCATGCAAGGGAAAAAGAAACCCTGCTAGTGAGCCACAAGCCCTCCGAACTGGCCGATCGTCAGTTTCGTCGTGTGCTTTCGTCGTGTGCTATAGACCGAGTAGTCAATAACCACGTATCAATGGCAGATAGGACGAATTCAAAGGTGGATAATTATGAGAATGTTTCAAGTTAGACAAACTGTCACCTATGACCTGACGACGGCCGCAGGGACAGAGCAGGAAGCCATTTTAAAAGCCAAAGGTATTCCACTGTCTCAATGGACCGCCGAGGCCAGTGAGATCACGGCCGAGATGCTGGATGAGACCGATGAAATCGACGAGTACTGAACGACGCCCATGGTCCGTTCCACCTTTCCGTGGCATTGAGCACAGAGAGCCGACACGCATCATCACGATCAGGGAGAAGAAACCATGCGCCTGATTCAAAGCATCCAAACATCCGCGCTGTGTTTGCTCCTCATCGCTGCCATGACGCCCGCAGCCACTGCCGGGGACAAGGGACACGCCAGCGGTCAGACTGCTCCATTGGATAAGAAAACTGAGGACAGGGGACGGTATGTCATCAAGATCGCTGGGTGTAATGATTGCCACACCACCGGCTATGCGGAAGCCGCTGGAAAGATTCCTGAGAAAGACTGGCTCAAGGGAGATGCGATGGGATGGCGCGGGCCTTGGGGTACAACCTACGCGAGCAACATACGGCTCTCTATGCAGAATCTCTCAGAAGCCCAGTGGATCCAGGTTTCGCGGTCGGTTGAGTTTCGACCACCTATGCCATGGTTCGTCTTGCGGGAGATGACCGAGCAGGACCTGCGGGCCATCTATCGATTTATCAGAACGCTCGGCCCGGCCGGGGAACCGGCGCCCGCCTATGTTCCGCCGGATCAAGAACCGCCACAACCATATATCTTGTTCCCGTCTAACTAGGCGGGTTCAGGATGCGCACGATACTCTCAGTACGGGCATTGTGTAGAAACCGACAGCCAGTTCTTACGCTAGTCAGATACGTTTGCCATAGCACGAAATGCCTATAGTGGTCCCGGATACTTCAACCAGGCCATGTTCTATGGGTTTTTCCGCGTTGCGTTCCGGAAAGAGATCGATCTGACCTTGGATGGGCTGCAAGCCACGCTAGACTCATGCCCAGACAAACTCACCAAGGGGCTGTTGAAAAAAGCGGTGTGCGGCCTCCGGTGAGAGGAGGATGGTCCAAACTTAGCTGCGCCCATTGCTGGACTTCCACACCGTGCCTATCAACGTCGTGGTCTCCGACGGCCCTTCAGGGGGCTTCAAGCCCCAGTGAGAACTCATCTTGGGAGGGGCTTCCCGCTTAGATGCTTTCAGCGGTTATCCTGTCCGCA from the Nitrospira sp. genome contains:
- the aroC gene encoding chorismate synthase produces the protein MAGNTFGRIFTVTSFGESHGPAIGCVVDGCPPGLALSAEDIQQDLDRRKPGTSRHVTQRQESDTVEILSGVFEGQTTGTPIALLIRNEDQRSRDYGNLVDTFRPGHADYTYWQKYGIRDHRGGGRASARETAVRVAAAAIARKWLSERYGIVIRGYLSQLGPHELPFKDWAAVSQNPFFSADPDMVPKLESFMDELRKAGDSVGAKITTIAEQVPVGWGAPVYAKLDSDLAAAMMSINAVKAVEIGAGFASVTQRGSEHGDEMTPEGFLSNHAGGILGGISTGQDIVVTIGIKPTSSIRIPRKSIDKQGNPVTVETNGRHDPCVGIRATPIAEAMMALVLMDHALLHRAQNADVTTKTPKIAGSIKQAISRGKMQPASKINPDPAEA
- the aspS gene encoding aspartate--tRNA ligase, with amino-acid sequence MNIRTHRCGELKKQHVGQTVVLNGWVQRRRDHGVVIFIDLRDRTGITQVVFNAERNLAVHQAAHALRSECVVSVTGQVMARPDESKNPDLSTGEVEIFVDAVEILNEAKTPPFVIEDDAEVTEAIRLKYRFLDLRRPRMQQLLSLRHGILQATREFVNAEGFLEVETPILTKSTPEGARDYLVPSRVNAGQFFALPQSPQLFKQVLMVSGVDRYYQIARCFRDEDLRNDRQPEFTQIDMELSFVDREQVMSLMERMIVTVFDKAGSVQLPTPFPRMTYAEAIGRYGSDKPDLRFDMPLYDMTAFGAASDFKVFKDAATKGGIVKALIVKGGASLSRTRIDALGEMAKSFGAKGLAWLKLTAEGQLESVIAKFLNANAFAAALPEAKPGDLVLFGADKPAVVHDVMGRIRLLLGEELKLIDTSAWRPLWVMDFPMLDYDQEQKRYVAMHHPFTAPLDEDLPLLESEPLKVRAKAYDMVLNGSEIGGGSIRIHRSNVQSKVFDLLGIGKEDAASKFGFLLEALEYGAPPHGGIAFGLDRLVMLLGHADSIRDVIAFPKTQRAQCPLTDAPSAVAADQLKELRIKLDLVE
- a CDS encoding rRNA pseudouridine synthase gives rise to the protein MDIRLQKLIASTGLSSRRKAEMLIASGRVSVNGKVVTELGTKVDPERDHVKVDGKHLTSAQPFVYLMLNKPKNVMSTLDDPGGRDTVKDFLHGVSVRVFPVGRLDFDSEGLMLLTNNGELAQALLHPRYHVPKTYLIKVKGVLTDAEIVQLQRGVKLEDGMTSPAMVKKIKRAEANSWLEITIREGRKHQVKRMLEFVGHLVIKLMRVRMGPLALGKLEPGEFRFLTDREANALRELVEERVTSVEKGEEPKVGPKRLVRREGWARPLKTKKYVGKKARMV
- the guaA gene encoding glutamine-hydrolyzing GMP synthase — protein: MELWHNRILVLDFGSQYTQLIARRIREAQVYSQILPCTVPLATILAYRPQGIILSGGPSSVYEKNAPLISKELFNQNIPILGICYGMQLVTYLSGGKVVKAPHREYGRADVLIDDRSDLFKGIGAGGSSVVWMSHGDRIERMPKGFRSIAHTNNSPVAAMKSEDAQRRIYCLQFHPEVAHTPEGAKILHNFVYEICGCTPTWTMQSYVDQGVNQIREQVGKDRVICALSGGVDSSVAAALTHRAIGDQLTCIFVDNGVLRAGERDQVKKTLASQMHLNLRVLDRTTQFLDGLKGVTDPERKRKIIGRLFIKNFEVESKKLKGVKYLVQGTLYPDVIESVSFKGPSATIKTHHNVGGLPARMKLKLIEPLRELFKDEVRVLGTELGLPDEIVWRQPFPGPGLAIRVLGSVTKERLAILRGAETIVDQEIRGAGLYRDIWQFFAVLLPIRTVGVMGDQRTYDNVVAIRAVTSVDGMTADWAKIPNDVLGRMSSRIINEVKGVNRVVYDISSKPPSTIEWE
- the guaB gene encoding IMP dehydrogenase, which codes for MLDKEPRLGLTYDDVVLVPAKSKIVPNEVDTSTFVSRNIRINIPLVSAAMDTVTESRLAIAMAREGGIGIIHRVLSPEDQATEVDKVKKSESGMILDPVTISPDQTIRDAYQLMAKYRISGIPVTKGRKLVGILTNRDLRFETRMDLKVAQVMKRDRLITAPEGTSLEKAKEILHEHRIEKLPVVNKQFELKGLITIKDIEKRVKYPNACKDGHGRLRVGAAVGVGPETEERVTLLKRSGVDLVVIDTAHGHSQAVLDTAKMIKKLYPALELIVGNIGTAEAAKDLLKAGVDAVKVGVGPGSICTTRIVSGAGMPQLTAIADCAKVLTGSGVPIIADGGIKFSGDITKALAAGASSVMLGGLFAGTEESPGETVLYQARTYKVYRGMGSIGAMERGGGDRYGQGGRPAQKLVPEGIEGRVPYKGSLAAVVYQLVGGVRSGMGYCGCKTIVDLQQNATFIRQSVAGLRESHVHDVIITKEAPNYRMDWE